The bacterium region AAAAAATAATAAAAAGGTCTATTTCTGGATAAAACCATAAAGAACATCCTGTCCATCCAGTATGCCCAAAAGAATAACCAGAAGGAATACTTCCTTTAACAAAAGAATTAGGAGCACTTATGTTCCACCCAAGTCCATATTCATTTTTATTTAGAGGAGATGCTTTTGAAATCATTGTTTTAACTATTTCAGGATTTAGTACTTTTACTTCATTATAAATACCCTCATTTAATATAAATTGAGCAAATATTGATAAATCACAAGCAGTAGAAAAAAGACCGGCATTTCCTGCTACTCCACCCATAACATATGCCTGCATGTCGTTGACTTTTCCCTTTAATAATTTACCATCTCTATAAATGGTAGGAGCACATCTTACCCATAATTTTTCAGGTGGATTAAACATTGTGTCTTTCATTCCCAATGGTTCAAATATCTTTTCTTTTGTAAATACATCTAAAGATTTTCCACTAACTATTTCAACTATTTTCCCCAATATAATATATCCTAAACAACTATAATTAAATTCAGAGTCAGGTTTATAAATAGGTGTTTCCTCACATATTCTTTCAAGTATTTTTGTTGGTGTATTATGAAATTTTTGGTTAGATAAACCAGAATAATGGGTAAGTAACATTTTTATTGTAATTTCTTTTTTCCCATTTTTCCCAAATTCAGGAATATACTTTATAACTTTATCATTTACTGATATTTTACTTTCTTCAACCAATATCATTATTGATGTTGCAGTAGCAACTGGTTTAGTTATAGAGGCAAGGTCAAAAATTGTATTTTTTCCCATTTTTATTTTTTCCGGTGTAATTTCTCTGTTTCCGTATGCTTTCCAATAAATAATATCATTTTTATTTCCAACTAAAAGAACTGCACCAGGTATTATTTTTTTATCTATTCCTTCTTTAATAATTTTATCTACAAAGTAAATTTTTTTTCTCATATTTTATTCTTTACTTTCTGGATTTTTCAATTAACATACATAAATATTTATAAAAGTTCTCCTAAGAGATAATTGCGAGTACCTATTGTTATTTTTACTTTAACAACTTTGCCAATTAAATTTTTT contains the following coding sequences:
- a CDS encoding serine hydrolase domain-containing protein, producing the protein MRKKIYFVDKIIKEGIDKKIIPGAVLLVGNKNDIIYWKAYGNREITPEKIKMGKNTIFDLASITKPVATATSIMILVEESKISVNDKVIKYIPEFGKNGKKEITIKMLLTHYSGLSNQKFHNTPTKILERICEETPIYKPDSEFNYSCLGYIILGKIVEIVSGKSLDVFTKEKIFEPLGMKDTMFNPPEKLWVRCAPTIYRDGKLLKGKVNDMQAYVMGGVAGNAGLFSTACDLSIFAQFILNEGIYNEVKVLNPEIVKTMISKASPLNKNEYGLGWNISAPNSFVKGSIPSGYSFGHTGWTGCSLWFYPEIDLFIIFLTNQNHPEEKPNGSFIAKQLNALVNDAILLNFVNC